Sequence from the Thunnus maccoyii chromosome 22, fThuMac1.1, whole genome shotgun sequence genome:
CGGTCAGTGCTGGGTGAGTCACTCTACAGCGGTAGATATCTCCCTGCTGTGGGATGAACTCCAGTCTGGAGGTCTGTCTGTAGGAACCATCTGTGTTGGGGTAGGGAACATTGATGCTGGTTCCTTCAGTCACTTTCTCTCCGTTCTTGGTCCAGGAGACTTCAACAGGAGCAGGGAAGAAACCAGTCACATGACAGATCAGCGTGTTCTGGACTCCGAACTCCACGTCGTCCTTCAGGTAGATCATTGGACTGGAAGGAGGATCTGTTGAGCAACAGAGTTCAGTATAATATAGATGTATTAACGACAGAGTCATGTATTATATTCTCCATCTCTTCACAGAGAGTcaatattttacagttgaaaattAACTCTTTATTGACCCTagaataaaaatcaaacatataaGCACattctttaaaacaaatttaataaaatactaaataaatattCACTTTCAATCCTTGTAAATAAATGCAGGGTATCCTCAGGTTCAGTTGGGCACTAATTAATAAATTCTAATATTTACAACCTtaatttcttcttatttttgatcattttagttTCAGTCCTTTtggttttgatattttattcacCAACTTCATGGCTGAACTCTGGAGATGCAGCAATAACAAACTTGAACCTAAATCTGATCACTGAGTTGACTAAATCCCTGAAGGATGATCAGAATTAGTTTAATCAATCGTCAGAGTCAGATTTCCTGCAGGTTTCAGCCTGTTTTAAATGTCTGATAACAGGAAACGGCGCCCAGTTGAGAACAAAGAGAGTCAATCTCGGACTCCATATCCCAACATGCACTGTTCACTTGCACCTAGATGCTAAACAGGAAACGGTCTCAACAAacagtctctcattggcagagacgcACTCAGAAGAAACGCTCTCCATGTTGAACTGAGCTAGAGGAATATTCTGTCCCTCTGTGAGCCAGCTTCACTAAAAGGAGGTACCCCCATGCACCTGTCCCCACCTGCTGCATCCAGCGCTCTCAATTCCCCTGCAGAAGGAAGAAACTGAGTTTCTTCAGGAAGACGCAGAACTTCTCTGCCCCGCTCTTCTTCAACTGAGTCGACTGCTGTTTTCTCCGCCACTGAGGACCAGCTTGCTGTAAAACCTTTGCCGACAGCAGGAGGACGTCCATCGTCAGCATCTGAACCGAGGAACAGAGCCGGACCGAAAGATggactgaacacacactctgctcgctttctgaagcgaccaagtaagaggttTAAGTCTGgacagaggcagtgttagtttgtgtgttagtTTCAGCGTCAGTGCTGTTGTTAAACTTTAGctttttggttttattgctattgttcttgtgtgagttgacggacctCACAGTtgctttccctcctctttcttccctctctttcaactaacacacacacactgacatcttCTCACAgatctgatggtcagataataTTGGATAAAGCGTTGCAtttgttaaatatgttaatttgctaagttaataaacactgttatatctttaaagagaagttcttttgtcattattgtgtgtaacatgttgCATAAAGTGGCTCTATCATGTACCGTAAGTCAATTCCCCTTTAGCTTACATCATTAAAGTGTGGATTGCTATTcttgttaaatacatcttttccaACTCCATAGATCCAGTCTGAATAATCCAGTGTTTTAAGCTTATGTCACTTCTCAactccttttagatccaaaggttgtgagttcgaGCCCCACTCAGGGCAGAACTCAGTAGAGATGAAGGAGTCTaggtgatgtcaatctgcttaatgagctgagctcaactgctttttttgtcaatttcatgcaattgacagacTAAATAGCAGAATCTGGCCTGGAattgctgtgtgacatgttagtTCAGTGCATAGCATGTTTGTCTTACAAACAAGAGGGTGCAGGTTCAATTCCAcccattgctgattttaatcttgctagatttttcaatagtgttcagcttccagttatgcaatCTAAATTCGCTTTCAGCAGTCAcacgcaatttctacagaaattgcattttctagtttatttatattaataatttaattgatttttataattaataattatctctgataattattaattattgctaataaccaactGTTCTCCTCACAGATCTGACAGTTGTGTCTCCCTGTGAGGCTCTCTAATAGTTGGTGCCCAATCTGTTAGAGATTTGATCTCTAACAGAGATTAAATCTTGATTTcatgattaataattatctctgataaacagaagctgtttgtttttctcatttgttattaatttataaactataaacacatttaatcacaagattttatctttatttttatatctttattttaatttaatcagtACAGTCAGTCTGGTGGCGGACCGGAGGACCTGCTGACAGGAAGTGTTTTaaggttttatatatatatatattaatataatataatatatttaatatatttaatatttctaaacactaaaacatgaaagtgtccCTGATAACTCAACAGTATGATGGTTAATGTTAAGGTcagtttctgtcagttttctaTAGCAGCTGGCGACAGAAGAGCtttgtgttgtagtgtgtttgaCTCCTGGTTGAGTTTTCTGCCGTCAGTCGGCTTCAGTCCATTTCAGACTGCTGCTGGTCCACAAAGACCAGGATCCAGACGCCATCATCTCTGTTAATAAAAGGCGTTTTATAGCTTGTGATTGGACaatgtgaagttgctcatttacagttttctttgatgtcttacaaactGTAACTGGTTCTATTAACTGAACACCACAAACCATGACGCCGTCTACAAAACTATCAACACTAttcctgttttcactcatgtgcTCATTAATAAAGCATCAATATCATTAACTCAACTCATCACAGCTGGAAACCAATTAACACACAATTAACACACAATTCTCTGGTTGGAAACACTGAGAGTCAAACTGTTCACCAATCAGAAGCTCAGGATAGATAacagggtcagaggtcagaggtcagttcACCCACAAAGACTTGAGGCTGAATAagtgtgatttcttttttatgtaCAAACTGGTTTTTAACTGGTTTATATTGGTAAATACATGGAGATGATTTTACTGTATTCTATGTTCTTCACTGACCTTAACCCTTTTTacagaacttttactttttcactcggtttcagtttattttactgCAGTTCATTGaggaattaaacattttgaacCTTTATACATGTTGTGTCTTTATACTGTGTTCATCATGTAAATAGTTTATACTGGTGGAAAACCATAAGCACCAGTATTCACCACATTATCaggggtctcatttataaaacagtgcgTAGGATCTTAACTAAAAGTGTACATGTGTACACACGAATGCACGTATATTTCCCTTCATAGATCACCGTGGAAATGTACACACGTGGATCAGCCTCATGTCCCGCCTCCACGCGCCCACATTCAACCATAAATGGTCGATGCAAAAGCCCTCATGAATATTGATGTTCATGTGTCTCCTTCAACGCACCAATCAGTCTCTTTGTCTTTAGACGCCCGACCAATCAGTGTCGAGAGTCAGCGTATCGGACCCGCCCTCGTCACTTgcgctcagcagcagcagaggagggacCGCAGCAGCCATGAACGGACTTTTACCgttttatttccacattttcaGACGTCTTGAACTTATGTGTgtaaccaaaacaaacataaacaacttATGGTAAAGTCAGACATCTCTGGTTAAATGTTACCCTGCAGCGGGCCAGCTCCCAGTTAACCAGTATGAGTCGTTTTTACACCACACACTCAATATCTACTGTACAATAAACACTGTAGTGGTTGATATTGACATACAGGTGTTTCTCTAACTGACACAGtgagtgcaggtggtgaagatgtggcggtgagtgtgtgtggcagccaccGCGGTGTCTCCAGTGTCTCTGCGCTTAACAACACACATAAACTACACGGGAACTAAACTCATACGTgctgatatatgcacagtataacCAAACATTAAACATCTATCAACACTCTGTCCTGCAAATATGTTTTAGTTATGTTTGTTTAAGTtattgatgtcatcttggatttctacaatggatgatgataatttcatcagttagttaacGTGTCTGAGgtgaaaatgaatcagtatATTCACACTGAGCTACTATCAGAGAAAGTAAAGCCAGACTTTGCAGAatcctgccacatcctgacatcgttcatttcagcagctgctgctccgGGTGAGACAGCGCTGATGAAACGTTGACTTTAAGATCTGacttgttttatatcttttcaTATTGAAAGATGTTTATGGAATAATTATGGCTGACTGCAAGCCCCagtacagataacactgctggtttgaatgttCATGATAATGTGGATCAATAATTAATGTTTGATATGAAGTGagattaaatgtgtgagaggattatTATACATCTGGCTTTAATTCACCATCTGCACCATCGTCTTGTAAATGTTGGTACGCCTGGTCAGAGTTTATGTACAGCTGCACACATTCTCCCAACAAGTTTGATTTACTgttcaaagaaaaatgtttctcaGGTAATAATATAATATCCACTGTGGTGCCAGAAGTGTTTCTATTGAGAGGTTAACAGGGTTGATTATTAACATGTTGACATGATCTAATATgtgaacatttgttttaattcaaataaaaaatgttattttaattcaggaatcttaaatatttttcattatttaatgtcttttttccctctgagtgcagaaatcaataaatcaattagaTTGATTTATGGATTCAAAGTGAATGAATCTgagaaatattaataaattttaataaatatttataaatatctgttttctctcatgatgagtttcagtttttaataattataaacaaaCCAGGAAGTTAAATGCAGTTAAAGAGATGTTtagtttcacaaatctgaattTCTTTGATCAGATTTAATATAAAAGAGAAATCGAGTCAGTTGGACCCGACAGGTCATGTGATCTAAAGTGTGATTGATCAGACGCTGTTTTACCAGTAGAGATCAAATGATCaatgaaatattatttaaacATCATGAACATTTACTATCACTGCTGATCTGTACTTTAAATACCAATAAAAGAACCAGAATATCTGAGTGTGATATTTGTCTTACCGAGCCGTCGTGGTATGTTCTTATAGGCCTGTTGAGCTACTTTCAGGTTCTGTTTGCAGGTTTCCAGGGCAGCCTGAGAGTTTTGAAAAGCTCCCTCCCCGTATCTGATAGGATCTATAAAGTCAGGCTGAGGGTAAACTGCTCTCTTGTTGGTGAAGTCTGCGTAATACAACTCTTCACCATCCAGTGCGTACATGTCCTCTCCATCAGACTCTGAACAGCCGACGATACCAAGATCTTCATGTTGAtctgaagagaaaacagaaacactgatgttta
This genomic interval carries:
- the LOC121889801 gene encoding RLA class II histocompatibility antigen, DP alpha-1 chain-like encodes the protein MKMKVMKVMKVWELLLILSCVSADNQHEDLGIVGCSESDGEDMYALDGEELYYADFTNKRAVYPQPDFIDPIRYGEGAFQNSQAALETCKQNLKVAQQAYKNIPRRLDPPSSPMIYLKDDVEFGVQNTLICHVTGFFPAPVEVSWTKNGEKVTEGTSINVPYPNTDGSYRQTSRLEFIPQQGDIYRCRVTHPALTEPLTRMWDVEVHQQQPGVGPAVFCGLGLTVGLLGVAAGTFFLIKGNECS